The Catharus ustulatus isolate bCatUst1 chromosome 16, bCatUst1.pri.v2, whole genome shotgun sequence genome window below encodes:
- the PDILT gene encoding LOW QUALITY PROTEIN: protein disulfide-isomerase-like protein of the testis (The sequence of the model RefSeq protein was modified relative to this genomic sequence to represent the inferred CDS: deleted 1 base in 1 codon; substituted 1 base at 1 genomic stop codon) produces the protein MGNATENGGYHINPHYEHSFFLVVPFWIKSLLKTRGAKYHLLLLKKKKKQVFPPVLFLLPGSFIYRNNKHNFPINASPPQTPLKMRKYLTNLISPWKVSGXRQDKMKAHPFFRLLLLFFTGFLAADSISPNEAKLKKTKLPKIKKENHVLLLKTSNFDRALKETKYLLVKFYVTLSQSSQNLSEEFADAARQLKKEAPRIQFGKIDVTHQHDLRKEFNIQAFPTVKFFVNGSREDPIDCKGVRKASTFVTWVKRRTGPSTVLINSTDQAEAIIKADDLAVIGFFRELHSDSVEVFCETARDVPEMPFGMTASEDICANYGIQRNSLVVFKKGKPVHNEVLEDGGQSKLDLTRLIKTFTLDLVTEYNIETSVKIFDVPVENHILLFTPTNSETFSEIYENYQSAAAEFRGKILFVLVDTNEARNGRIFEYFRIRDIDVPAVRILNLTSEAKYKMPADEVTMENLKEFCQSYLNGKAKQHLSSEEIPQDWDKTPVKVLVGKNFNSIIFNKTMNVFVMFYAPWSHECRKLLLIWDELGEQYKSHKDVMIAKIDVTANDLLSVGLDRYPFFTLFPAGPQHQEVAYTGEYTLEAFSEFLEEQRKMKAEPGEKDPSGGIREDFSQKETVITEKEL, from the exons ATGGGTAATGCCACAG AAAATGGAGGCTACCACATCAACCCCCATTATGAACATTCCTTCTTTTTAGTGGTGCCCTTCTGGATAAAAAGCCTGCTAAAGACAAGAGGTGCAAAGTACCACTTGCTACTCctcaagaagaagaaaaa GCAAGTGTTTCCTCCTGTGCTCTTTCTTCTCCCTGGGTCGTTTATTTACAGAAACAATAAACACAACTTCCCTATAAATGCTTCCCCA CCCCAAACACCACTAAAGATGAGGAAGTACTTAACTAATTTAATCTCCCCATGGAAAG taTCTGGATAAAGGCAGGACAAGATGAAGGCACATCCATTTTTCCGTCTTCTACTATTGTTTTTCACAGGCTTCTTGGCAGCAGACAGCATAAGCCCAAATGAAGCAAAGCTAAAGAAAACCAAgctccccaaaataaaaaaggagaaccATGTCCTCTTGCTGAAAACGAGCAACTTCGACAGAGCATTGAAGGAAACCAAATACCTCCTGGTGAAGTTCT ATGTTACTTTATCTCAGTCTTCTCAGAATTTATCTGAAGAATTTGCTGACGCTGCACGACAGCTTAAAAAAGAAGCTCCAAGAATCCAGTTTGGCAAAATTGATGTGACACACCAACACGACTTGAGAAAAGAATTTAATATTCAAGCCTTTCCTACTGTGAAATTTTTTGTGAATGGCAGCAGGGAAGATCCCATAGACTGCAAAG GAGTCAGAAAAGCCTCAACCTTTGTTACATGGGTGAAAAGAAGAACAGGACCTAGCACTGTTTTAATCAACTCTACTGATCAGGCTGAAGCCATCATTAAAGCTGATGATTTGGCAGTGATTGGCTTTTTTAGG GAACTTCACAGTGACAGTGTGGAGGTTTTCTGTGAGACAGCAAGAGATGTGCCAGAGATGCCTTTTGGGATGACAGCCAGTGAGGACATCTGTGCTAACTATGGCATCCAAAGGAACTCTCTTGTTGTGTTTAAGAAG GGAAAACCTGTGCATAATGAAGTGCTTGAAGATGGTGGGCAGAGCAAGCTGGACCTGACAAGGCTAATCAAAACCTTTACCTTGGATTTGGTCACTGAATATAATATTGAG ACATCTGTGAAGATTTTTGATGTCCCTGTTGAAAATCACATCCTGCTGTTCACCCCAACGAACTCGGAGACATTCAGTGAGATTTATGAGAACTACCagtctgctgctgcagaattcAGAGGAAAG atattgtttgttttggtggatACCAATGAAGCAAGGAATGGAAGGATCTTTGAGTATTTTCGCATCAGGGACATTGATGTTCCTGCTGTGAGAATCCTAAATCTGACCAGCGAGGCCAAGTACAAAATGCCTGCAGATGAGGTGACCATGGAGAACCTAAAAGAATTTTGCCAGAGCTACCtaaatggaaaagcaaag caaCATCTCTCTAGTGAAGAAATTCCACAAGACTGGGACAAGACGCCTGTCAAAGTGCTTGTTGGGAAGAATTTCAACAGTATCATCTTCAATAAGACCATGAATGTATTTGTTATGTTTT ATGCCCCTTGGTCCCATGAGTGCAGGAAACTCCTGCTGatctgggatgagctgggagaGCAGTACAAAAGCCACAAGGACGTAATGATTGCAAAGATTGACGTCACAGCGAACGACCTGCTGTCCGTGGGGCTGGATCGCTACCCCTTCTTCACACT
- the LOC117004094 gene encoding acyl-coenzyme A synthetase ACSM4, mitochondrial-like isoform X1, whose protein sequence is MRTFIKSWIPQCLWILRSSSRSFHGNNRLRTSQIISYYESINQCKKELPEYFNFASDVLDEWARLEKDGRKPANPAFWWVNDEGQEVKWSFEELGSLSRKAANVLSGACGLQRGDRVIAVLPRVPEWWLLNVACMRAGIVLIPGTSQLTAKDISYRLQASKAKCIITSDTLAPAVESVLPGSQFLKSKLIVGQGSRDGWLNLKELLEVASADHQCVKTRSQDPMLIYFTSGTTGFPKMVEQSHSSYGIGFAISGRYWMNLTPSDIMWNTSDTGWVKAAWSSVFAPWICGSCVFVHHMPQFKSEVIAETLSRYPITTFCTAPTAFRMLVQHDVSRYKFPSLKHCVTGGEALNPEVLAKWKIQTGLDIHEGYGQTETVTICANMKGMKIKPGSLGRAVPPYDVQIVDEQGAVVPAGEEGTIGVRVQPTRPFCMFSQYLDNPEKTAASVRGDFYLTGDRGTMDEEGYVWFVGRADDIINSAGYRIGPFEVESALVQHPAVSDVAVVSSPDPVRGEVVKAFIVLAPAFVSHDPEKLIHELQQHVKKVTAPYKYPRKVEFVQELPKTATGKIQRKVLKNKEWARERQQ, encoded by the exons ATGAGAACATTTATTAAATCCTGGATTCCTCAGTGTTTGTGGATTCTCAGGTCATCTTCCAGATCATTCCATGGAAACAACAGGCTTCGAACATCTCAGATTATTTCCTATTATGAATCTATAAACCAGTGTAAAAAGGAACTGCCAGAATATTTCAACTTTGCAAGTGATGTCTTAGATGAGTGGGCACGACTGGAAAAG GATGGAAGAAAACCAGCAAATCCAGCTTTTTGGTGGGTCAATGATGAGGGACAGGAGGTGAAGTGGAGCTTTGAGGAGCTGGGCTCTCTGTCCAGGAAGGCAGCCAATGTACTGTCTGGGGCCTGTGGTTTGCAGAGAGGAGACAGAGTCATAGCAGTTCTGCCTCGTGTTCCTGAGTGGTGGCTCCTGAATGTGGCCTGCATGCGAGCAG GAATTGTCCTTATTCCAGGAACATCCCAACTAACAGCCAAGGACATCTCATACCGACTCCAGGCTTCAAAGGCCAAGTGTATCATTACCAGTGACACACTGGCCCCTGCAGTGGAATCTGTCCTGCCTGGCAGCCAGTTCCTGAAAAGTAAACTCATTGTAGGccaagggagcagggatgggtggctGAACCTCAAAGAACTCCTTGA GGTTGCATCTGCTGACCATCAATGCGTCAAGACGAGGAGCCAAGACCCAATGCTTATCTATTTTACCAGTGGAACTACGGGCTTCCCAAAAATGGTGGAGCAGTCCCACAGCAGTTATGGCATTGGATTTGCAATCTCTGGCAG GTATTGGATGAACTTGACTCCTTCAGATATAATGTGGAATACCTCTGATACTGGCTGGGTAAAAGCAGCTTGGAGCAGTGTTTTTGCACCGTGGATCTGTGGATCCTGTGTCTTTGTACACCATATGCCCCAGTTTAAGTCAGAAGTTATTGCAGAG ACTCTCTCAAGATATCCCATCACCACCTTCTGCACGGCTCCCACCGCCTTCCGCATGCTGGTCCAACATGATGTGAGCAG ATACAAGTTCCCGAGTCTGAAACACTGTGTAACTGGAGGGGAAGCACTAAATCCTGAAGTGTTGGCAAAGTGGAAAATCCAGACAGGGCTGGATATCCATGAAGGTTATGGCCAGACCGAAACA GTGACAATCTGTGCCAATatgaaaggaatgaaaattaaaCCTGGCTCTTTGGGAAGAGCTGTTCCCCCTTATGATGTGCAG ATCGTAGATGAGCAGGGCGCTGTTGTGCCTGCAGGAGAAGAGGGCACCATTGGTGTGCGAGTGCAGCCCACGCGACCCTTCTGTATGTTCTCCCAGTACTTG GATAATCCAGAGAAAACTGCTGCCTCTGTGCGTGGAGACTTTTATCTCACTGGAGACAGAGGCACTATGGATGAAGAGGGATATGTCTGGTTTGTGGGAAGAGCTGATGATATCATTAATTCTGCTGG GTACCGCATTGGCCCCTTTGAAGTGGAGAGTGCATTGGTTCAGCACCCAGCAGTCTCAGACGTGGCTGTTGTCAGCAGTCCCGATCCAGTGAGAGGGGag GTGGTCAAAGCTTTCATTGTTTTAGCTCCTGCTTTTGTGTCACATGatccagaaaaattaattcatgaGCTTCAACAACATGTCAAGAAGGTGACTGCACCATACAAGTACCCAAGGAAG GTGGAGTTTGTTCAGGAGCTGCCAAAGACAGCTACTGGGAAAATCCAGAGAAAGGTTCTGAAGAACAAAGAGTGGGCAAGAGAACGACAACAGTAA
- the LOC117004094 gene encoding acyl-coenzyme A synthetase ACSM3, mitochondrial-like isoform X2, which yields MRTFIKSWIPQCLWILRSSSRSFHGNNRLRTSQIISYYESINQCKKELPEYFNFASDVLDEWARLEKDGRKPANPAFWWVNDEGQEVKWSFEELGSLSRKAANVLSGACGLQRGDRVIAVLPRVPEWWLLNVACMRAGIVLIPGTSQLTAKDISYRLQASKAKCIITSDTLAPAVESVLPGSQFLKSKLIVGQGSRDGWLNLKELLEVASADHQCVKTRSQDPMLIYFTSGTTGFPKMVEQSHSSYGIGFAISGRYWMNLTPSDIMWNTSDTGWVKAAWSSVFAPWICGSCVFVHHMPQFKSEVIAETLSRYPITTFCTAPTAFRMLVQHDVSR from the exons ATGAGAACATTTATTAAATCCTGGATTCCTCAGTGTTTGTGGATTCTCAGGTCATCTTCCAGATCATTCCATGGAAACAACAGGCTTCGAACATCTCAGATTATTTCCTATTATGAATCTATAAACCAGTGTAAAAAGGAACTGCCAGAATATTTCAACTTTGCAAGTGATGTCTTAGATGAGTGGGCACGACTGGAAAAG GATGGAAGAAAACCAGCAAATCCAGCTTTTTGGTGGGTCAATGATGAGGGACAGGAGGTGAAGTGGAGCTTTGAGGAGCTGGGCTCTCTGTCCAGGAAGGCAGCCAATGTACTGTCTGGGGCCTGTGGTTTGCAGAGAGGAGACAGAGTCATAGCAGTTCTGCCTCGTGTTCCTGAGTGGTGGCTCCTGAATGTGGCCTGCATGCGAGCAG GAATTGTCCTTATTCCAGGAACATCCCAACTAACAGCCAAGGACATCTCATACCGACTCCAGGCTTCAAAGGCCAAGTGTATCATTACCAGTGACACACTGGCCCCTGCAGTGGAATCTGTCCTGCCTGGCAGCCAGTTCCTGAAAAGTAAACTCATTGTAGGccaagggagcagggatgggtggctGAACCTCAAAGAACTCCTTGA GGTTGCATCTGCTGACCATCAATGCGTCAAGACGAGGAGCCAAGACCCAATGCTTATCTATTTTACCAGTGGAACTACGGGCTTCCCAAAAATGGTGGAGCAGTCCCACAGCAGTTATGGCATTGGATTTGCAATCTCTGGCAG GTATTGGATGAACTTGACTCCTTCAGATATAATGTGGAATACCTCTGATACTGGCTGGGTAAAAGCAGCTTGGAGCAGTGTTTTTGCACCGTGGATCTGTGGATCCTGTGTCTTTGTACACCATATGCCCCAGTTTAAGTCAGAAGTTATTGCAGAG ACTCTCTCAAGATATCCCATCACCACCTTCTGCACGGCTCCCACCGCCTTCCGCATGCTGGTCCAACATGATGTGAGCAG GTGA
- the LOC117004095 gene encoding acyl-coenzyme A synthetase ACSM3, mitochondrial-like isoform X1 translates to MRTFIKSWIPQCLWTLRSPSRSFHGNNRLLTSQIISYYESINQCKKELPEYFNFASDVLDEWARLEKDGRKPANPAFWWVNDEGEEVKWSFEELGSLSRKAANVLSGACGLQRGDRVIAVLPRVPEWWLLNVACMRAGIVLIPGTSQLTAKDISYRLQASKAKCIITSDTLAPAVESVLPGSQFLKSKLIVGQGSRDGWLNLKELLEIASADHQCVKTRSQDPMIVYFTSGTTGYPKMVVHSHSSYGIGFAISGRYWMNLTPSDIMWNTSDTGWAKSAWGSVFTPWICGSCVFVHNMPQFKPEVIAETLSRYPITTFCTAPTAFRMLVQHDVSSYKFPSLKHCVTGGEALNPEVFEKWKIQTGLIIHEAYGQTETVTICANMKGMKIKPGSLGRAVPPYDVQIVDEQGAVVPAGEEGTIGVRVQPTRPFCLFSQYLDNPEKTAASVRGDFYLTGDRGTMDEEGYVWFVGRADDIINSAGYRIGPFEVESALIQHPAVSEVAVVSSPDPVRGEVVKAFIVLAPAFVSHDPEKLIHELQQHVKKVTAPYKYPRKVEFVQELPKTTTGKIQRKVLRSKEWANI, encoded by the exons ATGAGAACATTTATTAAATCCTGGATTCCTCAGTGTTTGTGGACTCTCAGGTCACCTTCCAGATCATTCCATGGAAACAACAGGCTTCTTACATCTCAGATTATTTCCTACTATGAATCTATAAACCAGTGCAAAAAGGAACTGCCAGAGTATTTCAACTTTGCAAGTGATGTCTTAGATGAGTGGGCACGATTGGAAAAG GATGGAAGAAAACCAGCAAATCCAGCTTTTTGGTGGGTCAATGATGAGGGAGAGGAGGTGAAGTGGAGCTTTGAGGAGCTGGGCTCTCTGTCCAGGAAGGCAGCCAATGTACTGTCTGGGGCCTGTGGTTTGCAGAGAGGAGACAGAGTCATAGCAGTTCTGCCTCGTGTTCCTGAGTGGTGGCTCCTGAATGTGGCCTGCATGCGAGCAG GAATTGTCCTTATTCCAGGAACATCCCAACTAACAGCCAAGGACATCTCATACCGACTCCAGGCTTCAAAGGCCAAGTGTATCATTACCAGTGACACACTGGCCCCTGCAGTGGAATCTGTCCTGCCTGGCAGCCAGTTCCTGAAAAGTAAACTCATTGTAGGccaagggagcagggatgggtggctGAACCTCAAAGAACTCCTTGA GATTGCATCTGCTGACCATCAATGTGTCAAGACAAGGAGCCAAGACCCAATGATAGTGTATTTTACGAGTGGAACTACAGGCTACCCAAAAATGGTGGTGCATTCCCACAGCAGTTATGGCATTGGATTTGCAATCTCTGGCAG GTATTGGATGAACTTGACTCCTTCAGATATAATGTGGAATACCTCTGATACTGGCTGGGCAAAATCAGCCTGGGGCAGTGTTTTTACACCATGGATCTGTGGATCCTGTGTCTTTGTACACAATATGCCACAGTTTAAACCAGAAGTTATTGCAGAG ACTCTCTCAAGATATCCCATCACCACCTTCTGCACGGCTCCCACCGCCTTCCGCATGCTGGTCCAACATGATGTGAGCAG CTACAAGTTCCCGAGTCTGAAACACTGTGTAACTGGAGGGGAAGCACTCAATCCTGAAGTGTTTGAAAAGTGGAAAATCCAGACAGGGCTGATTATCCACGAAGCTTATGGCCAGACTGAAACA GTGACAATCTGTGCCAATatgaaaggaatgaaaattaaaCCTGGCTCTTTGGGAAGAGCTGTTCCCCCTTATGATGTGCAG ATCGTAGATGAGCAGGGCGCTGTTGTGCCTGCAGGAGAAGAGGGCACCATTGGTGTGCGAGTGCAGCCCACGCGACCCTTCTGCCTGTTCTCCCAGTACTTG GATAATCCAGAGAAAACTGCTGCCTCTGTGCGTGGAGACTTTTATCTCACTGGAGACAGAGGCACTATGGATGAAGAGGGATATGTCTGGTTTGTGGGAAGAGCTGATGATATCATCAATTCTGCTGG GTACCGCATTGGCCCCTTTGAAGTGGAGAGTGCATTGATTCAGCACCCAGCAGTCTCAGAAGTGGCTGTTGTCAGCAGTCCTGATCCAGTGAGAGGGGag GTGGTCAAAGCTTTCATTGTTTTAGCTCCTGCTTTTGTGTCACATGatccagaaaaattaattcatgaGCTTCAACAACATGTCAAGAAGGTGACTGCACCTTACAAGTACCCAAGGAAG gTGGAGTTTGTTCAGGAGCTGCCAAAGACAACTACTgggaaaatccagagaaaagTTCTAAGGAGCAAAGAGTGGGCAAACATATAA
- the LOC117004095 gene encoding acyl-coenzyme A synthetase ACSM3, mitochondrial-like isoform X2, which yields MRTFIKSWIPQCLWTLRSPSRSFHGNNRLLTSQIISYYESINQCKKELPEYFNFASDVLDEWARLEKDGRKPANPAFWWVNDEGEEVKWSFEELGSLSRKAANVLSGACGLQRGDRVIAVLPRVPEWWLLNVACMRAGIVLIPGTSQLTAKDISYRLQASKAKCIITSDTLAPAVESVLPGSQFLKSKLIVGQGSRDGWLNLKELLEIASADHQCVKTRSQDPMIVYFTSGTTGYPKMVVHSHSSYGIGFAISGRYWMNLTPSDIMWNTSDTGWAKSAWGSVFTPWICGSCVFVHNMPQFKPEVIAETLSRYPITTFCTAPTAFRMLVQHDVSR from the exons ATGAGAACATTTATTAAATCCTGGATTCCTCAGTGTTTGTGGACTCTCAGGTCACCTTCCAGATCATTCCATGGAAACAACAGGCTTCTTACATCTCAGATTATTTCCTACTATGAATCTATAAACCAGTGCAAAAAGGAACTGCCAGAGTATTTCAACTTTGCAAGTGATGTCTTAGATGAGTGGGCACGATTGGAAAAG GATGGAAGAAAACCAGCAAATCCAGCTTTTTGGTGGGTCAATGATGAGGGAGAGGAGGTGAAGTGGAGCTTTGAGGAGCTGGGCTCTCTGTCCAGGAAGGCAGCCAATGTACTGTCTGGGGCCTGTGGTTTGCAGAGAGGAGACAGAGTCATAGCAGTTCTGCCTCGTGTTCCTGAGTGGTGGCTCCTGAATGTGGCCTGCATGCGAGCAG GAATTGTCCTTATTCCAGGAACATCCCAACTAACAGCCAAGGACATCTCATACCGACTCCAGGCTTCAAAGGCCAAGTGTATCATTACCAGTGACACACTGGCCCCTGCAGTGGAATCTGTCCTGCCTGGCAGCCAGTTCCTGAAAAGTAAACTCATTGTAGGccaagggagcagggatgggtggctGAACCTCAAAGAACTCCTTGA GATTGCATCTGCTGACCATCAATGTGTCAAGACAAGGAGCCAAGACCCAATGATAGTGTATTTTACGAGTGGAACTACAGGCTACCCAAAAATGGTGGTGCATTCCCACAGCAGTTATGGCATTGGATTTGCAATCTCTGGCAG GTATTGGATGAACTTGACTCCTTCAGATATAATGTGGAATACCTCTGATACTGGCTGGGCAAAATCAGCCTGGGGCAGTGTTTTTACACCATGGATCTGTGGATCCTGTGTCTTTGTACACAATATGCCACAGTTTAAACCAGAAGTTATTGCAGAG ACTCTCTCAAGATATCCCATCACCACCTTCTGCACGGCTCCCACCGCCTTCCGCATGCTGGTCCAACATGATGTGAGCAG GTGA